From a region of the Actinomadura luzonensis genome:
- the argS gene encoding arginine--tRNA ligase gives MTDPQIVLTERVQQALANAFGAEHADADPLIRPSQFADFQANVAMSLAKRLRRSPREVAEAIRAELADFPGTVEVSGPGFLNITLADGWIAAETQRMLADPRLGVGTVTPAQTVVIDYSAPNAAKEMHVGHLRTTIVGDALARLHEHVGNTVIRQNHLGDWGTPFGMLIEHLLDIGEQAAVAQLEAGMGTEFYQAARVKFDGDEAFKQRARVRVTTLQSGDPDTLRLWHVFMDATVRYFNKVYSRLGVTLTDADIAGESMYNPMLQKTCDDLEASGTAVLSEGALCVFPPGFTGSDDKPLPLIIRKSDGGYGYATTDMAAIRYRVHDLKAERILYVVGADQALHFRMVFAAAREAGWLPDTVSAEHVQIGMMLGQDGRRFKTRSGQSVKLTDLLDEAVERASAIIADRGYDADAQAEIARAVGMGAVKYADLSVSHDSEYVFDFDRMLGFTGNTGPYMQYATARIRSIFRKAGMAPADATGELTLGEPAERALGLHLLGFGELVTQVAERSEPHRLCAFLFETASLFSTFYEQCPVLKSDVPAELRASRLALCALTLRALETGLDLLGVPVPERM, from the coding sequence ATGACCGACCCGCAGATAGTGCTCACCGAGCGCGTCCAGCAGGCGCTGGCGAACGCGTTCGGCGCGGAGCACGCCGACGCAGACCCGCTGATCCGGCCCTCCCAGTTCGCCGACTTCCAGGCGAACGTCGCGATGAGCCTGGCCAAGCGCCTGCGACGGTCCCCGCGGGAGGTCGCCGAGGCGATCAGGGCCGAGCTGGCCGACTTCCCCGGCACGGTCGAGGTCAGCGGCCCCGGCTTCCTCAACATCACCCTCGCCGACGGCTGGATCGCCGCGGAGACCCAGCGCATGCTCGCCGACCCGCGGCTCGGCGTCGGCACGGTCACGCCCGCGCAGACCGTGGTCATCGACTACTCCGCGCCCAACGCGGCCAAAGAGATGCACGTCGGCCACCTGCGCACCACGATCGTCGGCGACGCGCTGGCCCGCCTGCACGAGCACGTCGGCAACACCGTCATCAGGCAGAACCACCTGGGCGACTGGGGCACCCCGTTCGGCATGCTCATCGAGCACCTGCTCGACATCGGCGAGCAGGCCGCGGTCGCGCAGCTCGAAGCCGGCATGGGCACCGAGTTCTACCAGGCGGCCCGGGTCAAGTTCGACGGCGACGAGGCGTTCAAGCAGCGCGCCCGGGTGCGGGTCACCACGCTCCAGTCGGGCGACCCCGACACCCTGCGGCTCTGGCACGTCTTCATGGACGCCACCGTCCGCTACTTCAACAAGGTCTACAGCCGGCTAGGGGTCACCCTCACCGACGCCGACATCGCCGGCGAGAGCATGTACAACCCGATGCTGCAGAAGACCTGCGACGACCTCGAGGCGTCCGGCACGGCCGTGCTCAGCGAGGGCGCGCTCTGCGTCTTCCCGCCCGGCTTCACCGGCTCCGACGACAAGCCGCTGCCGCTCATCATCAGGAAGAGCGACGGCGGCTACGGCTACGCCACCACCGACATGGCGGCCATCCGCTACCGCGTCCACGACCTCAAGGCCGAGCGCATCCTCTACGTCGTCGGCGCCGACCAGGCGCTGCACTTCCGCATGGTGTTCGCCGCCGCGCGGGAGGCCGGCTGGCTGCCCGACACCGTCTCGGCCGAGCACGTCCAGATCGGCATGATGCTGGGCCAGGACGGCCGCCGCTTCAAGACCCGCTCCGGGCAGTCCGTCAAGCTGACCGACCTGCTCGACGAGGCCGTCGAGCGAGCCTCGGCGATCATCGCCGACCGCGGCTACGACGCCGACGCGCAGGCCGAGATCGCCCGCGCCGTCGGCATGGGCGCGGTCAAGTACGCCGACCTGTCGGTCAGCCACGACAGCGAGTACGTCTTCGACTTCGACCGCATGCTCGGCTTCACCGGCAACACCGGCCCCTACATGCAGTACGCCACCGCCCGCATCCGCTCGATCTTCCGCAAGGCGGGCATGGCGCCGGCCGACGCGACGGGCGAGCTCACCCTCGGCGAGCCCGCCGAGCGCGCGCTCGGCCTGCACCTGCTGGGGTTCGGGGAGCTGGTCACGCAGGTCGCCGAGCGGTCCGAGCCGCACCGGCTGTGCGCGTTCCTGTTCGAGACGGCGAGCCTGTTCAGCACCTTCTACGAGCAGTGCCCGGTGCTCAAGTCCGACGTCCCCGCCGAGCTCCGCGCCTCGCGGCTGGCGCTGTGCGCGCTCACCCTCCGCGCCCTGGAGACCGGGCTCGACCTTCTGGGCGTCCCTGTCCCCGAGCGCATGTAA
- a CDS encoding cell division protein SepF, protein MGAVRKVVSYLGLSGVDHYDEGYDDDEHYEDEYVPATERAARRWRANVDSSRIVMVQPLKYNDAPLIGQHFRDGQTVIMDVSGMALPEATRMVDFAAGLAFGCEGRIERIAERVFLLAPAHVEIETS, encoded by the coding sequence ATGGGGGCAGTGCGCAAGGTGGTGAGCTACCTTGGCCTGAGCGGGGTCGATCACTACGACGAGGGCTATGACGACGACGAGCACTACGAGGACGAGTACGTCCCCGCGACCGAGCGGGCCGCCCGGCGGTGGCGCGCCAACGTCGACTCGTCACGAATCGTGATGGTCCAGCCGCTCAAGTACAACGACGCGCCGTTGATCGGTCAGCACTTCCGTGACGGGCAGACGGTCATCATGGACGTCTCCGGCATGGCGCTGCCCGAGGCGACGCGGATGGTCGACTTCGCCGCCGGGCTGGCCTTCGGGTGTGAGGGGCGGATCGAGCGCATCGCTGAGCGGGTGTTCCTGCTTGCTCCGGCGCACGTGGAGATCGAGACCTCCTGA
- a CDS encoding HAD-IC family P-type ATPase, whose protein sequence is MVGLTSTVDGLTSAQVAAAKPNHVPRRSSRSFSAIIRSNVFTLFNLVIGVLWALILIFGEWQDGLFGLVIVANALIGIVQELRAKRTLDKLAVINEEPVRVRRDGAEREIHPQDIVLGDLILLGPGDRLLVDGDVIASDGLEIDESLLTGEADPVHKQPGDHVLSGSFAVAGSGSFVATKVGTDAYAVRLAEEASKFHLAHSELREGVSNFIKYITWLVVPIGALLIYSQVSNSVDFRTAITGAVAGIVTMIPEGLVLMTSIAFAVGVVRLGRRRCLVQELPAIEGLARVDVLCLDKTGTLTAGGMDLDQVLPLGDGHPVDDALAALSHADSRPNATALALQARYPAPGDGWTAGQSVPFSSARKWSGADFGERGAWVLGAPDVLLHAGDGYDRAAELATTGARVLALCRADRLPAPGEDGAALEPVALVTLKQRVRPDADETLRYFAKQGVTVKVISGDNPEAVAAIATGLGIPDGHRFLDARTLPDDDPDKLGELLDGHTVFGRVTPQQKRKFVAALQARGHTVAMTGDGVNDVLALKDADLGIAMGAGSPATKAVAQVVLLDNKFATLPHVVGEGRRVLANIERVSNLFLTKTFYAIVLSLAVGVAGVMFPFAPRHSTLVNALTIGIPAFFLALAPTFERARPGFVRRVLRFAVPSGVLCAAAVLASFWLAHKGTSTLIQDQTSAVITLFLTTWWVLVLIARPLTWWRVLLVGAMAVAFGIGLTLPFVRTFFALEPGDLANDLSAVGVAVVASLVISVAVKVAGTLRT, encoded by the coding sequence GTGGTCGGGCTCACCTCAACGGTGGACGGGCTCACCTCTGCTCAGGTCGCGGCGGCGAAGCCCAACCACGTCCCGCGCCGGTCCAGCAGATCGTTCAGCGCGATCATCAGATCCAACGTCTTCACCCTGTTCAACCTGGTCATCGGCGTGCTCTGGGCGCTGATCCTGATCTTCGGCGAGTGGCAGGACGGCCTGTTCGGGCTGGTCATCGTCGCCAACGCGCTCATCGGCATCGTCCAGGAGCTGCGCGCCAAGCGCACGCTCGACAAGCTCGCCGTCATCAACGAGGAGCCCGTACGGGTGCGCCGCGACGGCGCCGAACGCGAGATCCACCCGCAGGACATCGTGCTCGGCGACCTCATCCTGCTCGGCCCCGGCGACCGCCTGCTCGTGGACGGCGACGTGATCGCCTCCGACGGCCTGGAGATCGACGAGTCGCTGCTGACCGGCGAGGCCGACCCCGTGCACAAGCAGCCCGGCGACCACGTGCTGTCGGGCAGCTTCGCCGTGGCCGGCTCGGGGTCGTTCGTGGCCACCAAGGTCGGCACCGACGCCTACGCCGTGCGGCTGGCCGAGGAGGCCAGCAAGTTCCACCTCGCCCACTCCGAGCTGCGCGAGGGCGTCTCCAACTTCATCAAGTACATCACCTGGCTGGTCGTCCCCATCGGCGCGCTGCTGATCTACAGCCAGGTCAGCAACTCCGTCGACTTCCGCACCGCCATCACCGGCGCGGTCGCCGGCATCGTCACCATGATCCCCGAGGGCCTGGTGCTGATGACCTCGATCGCCTTCGCCGTCGGCGTGGTCCGCCTCGGCCGCCGCCGCTGCCTGGTCCAGGAGCTGCCCGCCATCGAGGGCCTGGCCCGGGTCGACGTCCTGTGCCTGGACAAGACCGGCACGCTCACCGCCGGCGGCATGGACCTCGACCAGGTGCTGCCGCTCGGCGACGGCCACCCCGTGGACGACGCGCTCGCCGCGCTCTCCCACGCCGACTCCCGGCCCAACGCCACCGCCCTCGCCCTCCAGGCCCGCTACCCGGCCCCCGGCGACGGCTGGACCGCCGGGCAGAGCGTGCCGTTCTCCTCCGCGCGCAAGTGGAGCGGCGCCGACTTCGGCGAGCGCGGCGCCTGGGTGCTCGGCGCCCCCGACGTCCTGCTGCACGCCGGCGACGGCTACGACCGCGCCGCCGAGCTGGCCACCACCGGCGCGCGGGTCCTCGCGCTGTGCCGCGCCGACCGCCTGCCCGCCCCCGGCGAGGACGGCGCCGCCCTCGAACCGGTCGCGCTCGTCACGCTCAAGCAGCGCGTCCGCCCCGACGCCGACGAGACCCTGCGCTACTTCGCCAAGCAGGGCGTCACCGTCAAGGTGATCTCCGGCGACAACCCCGAGGCGGTCGCCGCCATCGCCACCGGCCTCGGCATCCCCGACGGCCACCGCTTCCTCGACGCCCGCACCCTCCCCGACGACGACCCTGACAAGCTGGGCGAGCTGCTCGACGGCCACACCGTCTTCGGCCGGGTCACCCCGCAGCAGAAGCGCAAGTTCGTCGCCGCCCTCCAGGCCCGCGGCCACACCGTGGCCATGACCGGCGACGGCGTCAACGACGTGCTCGCGCTGAAGGACGCCGACCTCGGCATCGCCATGGGCGCGGGCAGCCCGGCCACCAAGGCCGTCGCGCAGGTCGTCCTGCTGGACAACAAGTTCGCGACGCTGCCGCACGTCGTCGGCGAGGGCCGGCGGGTGCTCGCCAACATCGAACGGGTCTCCAACCTCTTCCTCACCAAGACCTTCTACGCCATCGTGCTGTCGCTGGCCGTGGGCGTCGCCGGGGTCATGTTCCCGTTCGCGCCCCGCCACTCCACCCTGGTCAACGCCCTGACCATCGGCATCCCGGCGTTCTTCCTGGCGCTCGCGCCCACGTTCGAACGCGCGCGTCCCGGGTTCGTGCGCCGGGTGCTGCGCTTCGCCGTGCCGTCGGGGGTGCTGTGCGCGGCGGCGGTGCTGGCCTCGTTCTGGCTGGCCCACAAGGGCACCTCCACGCTGATCCAGGACCAGACCTCGGCGGTGATCACGCTCTTCCTCACCACGTGGTGGGTGCTCGTGCTCATCGCCAGACCGCTCACCTGGTGGCGGGTGCTCCTGGTCGGGGCCATGGCGGTGGCGTTCGGGATCGGGCTGACGCTGCCCTTCGTCCGCACCTTCTTCGCCCTCGAACCCGGCGACCTCGCCAACGACCTCAGCGCCGTCGGGGTCGCCGTCGTGGCCTCCCTCGTCATCAGCGTCGCGGTCAAGGTCGCCGGTACGCTTAGAACATGA
- a CDS encoding bestrophin-like domain, with protein sequence MLIAIVGLLVAAAAAALTGFAAHFAHRAMPAQLRHDFREGSSMATGIVGTLFAVSIGLVVVAAWNQVNTAHQTAASEASNLTDVFWYSRSLPEPQRHALQTLATDYATTVIREEWPLMAEQQTLSQRAWRDVEQLRAYFQTIQPDTAGASARYGQAMGRVQAVLDARRARAQMAGSGVPPLLWAALAGCGLIVLLPAIACGSPVRKVHLTVAGVVGGLVGLVLFLVYQLDFPFSGGIAIAPDAFEQALSRFTSIRALGTG encoded by the coding sequence TTGCTCATCGCCATCGTCGGCCTGCTCGTCGCAGCAGCCGCGGCCGCCCTTACCGGCTTTGCCGCCCATTTCGCCCACCGCGCCATGCCCGCGCAGCTTCGCCACGATTTCCGCGAAGGCAGCAGCATGGCCACCGGCATCGTCGGCACGCTCTTCGCCGTCAGCATCGGCCTGGTCGTGGTGGCGGCCTGGAACCAGGTCAACACCGCCCACCAGACCGCCGCCTCCGAGGCCAGCAACCTCACCGACGTCTTCTGGTACTCGCGCAGCCTGCCCGAGCCGCAGCGCCACGCGCTCCAGACCCTCGCCACCGACTACGCCACGACGGTGATCCGCGAGGAGTGGCCGCTGATGGCCGAGCAGCAGACGCTGTCCCAGCGCGCCTGGCGCGACGTCGAGCAGCTGCGCGCCTACTTCCAGACCATCCAGCCGGACACCGCGGGCGCCTCTGCCCGCTACGGGCAGGCCATGGGCCGCGTCCAGGCCGTGCTCGACGCCCGGCGGGCCCGCGCCCAGATGGCCGGCTCCGGCGTGCCGCCGCTGCTGTGGGCGGCCCTGGCCGGCTGCGGCCTGATCGTCCTCCTCCCGGCGATCGCCTGCGGCAGCCCGGTGCGCAAGGTGCACCTCACGGTCGCCGGGGTCGTCGGCGGCCTGGTCGGCCTGGTCCTGTTCCTCGTCTACCAGCTCGACTTCCCGTTCAGCGGCGGCATCGCCATCGCCCCGGACGCCTTCGAACAGGCCCTGTCCCGCTTCACCAGCATCCGCGCCCTCGGCACCGGCTGA
- a CDS encoding PhzF family phenazine biosynthesis protein, whose translation MRLFTVDAFTSAAFQGNPAAVCLLDSPVTDEWMRSVAAEMNLSETAFLHGDSLRWFTPAVEVTLCGHATLATAHVLYSTGEATGQLEFRTASGTLTVNRLPDGLISMDFPAKEVTPTAVPDGLEKALGATPVRVGKSALDLLVELDSAETVRDLAPDIAALAAVDARGVIVTARGTETDFVSRFFAPNVGVPEDPVTGSAHCALSPYWSARLGRASLVGAQLSKRGGIVRVTHAGNRVTLAGNAVTVLSGTLHV comes from the coding sequence ATGCGCCTCTTCACCGTCGACGCCTTCACCAGCGCGGCTTTCCAGGGTAATCCTGCCGCCGTCTGCCTGCTGGACTCTCCCGTTACCGACGAGTGGATGCGGAGCGTAGCCGCCGAGATGAACCTCTCGGAGACCGCCTTCCTCCACGGAGATTCGCTCCGCTGGTTCACGCCGGCCGTCGAGGTCACTCTCTGTGGTCACGCCACCCTCGCCACCGCCCACGTCCTCTATTCGACCGGCGAGGCGACGGGGCAGCTCGAATTCCGCACCGCCAGCGGCACGCTCACCGTGAATCGCCTCCCCGACGGGCTCATCTCGATGGATTTCCCGGCGAAGGAGGTGACCCCCACGGCGGTTCCCGACGGGCTGGAGAAAGCGCTCGGCGCGACCCCGGTACGGGTCGGAAAAAGCGCACTCGACCTGCTGGTCGAGCTCGATTCGGCGGAAACCGTACGCGATCTGGCACCGGACATCGCGGCCCTCGCGGCCGTGGACGCCCGCGGCGTCATCGTCACCGCGCGCGGCACCGAGACCGACTTCGTCTCCCGTTTCTTCGCGCCCAACGTGGGCGTCCCGGAAGACCCGGTAACCGGCTCGGCCCACTGCGCACTCTCCCCCTACTGGTCGGCCCGGCTTGGACGCGCGTCGCTCGTCGGCGCGCAGTTGTCCAAGAGGGGCGGAATAGTCCGTGTCACTCATGCTGGGAACCGCGTTACCCTCGCTGGCAACGCCGTAACCGTGCTTTCCGGCACCCTACACGTCTAG